The following DNA comes from Terriglobia bacterium.
CCCGGCGCCAGCATGACGAGATCGGCGGATTCCCTCTCCGTCAACATCAGCGTGACCTGCTCCACCGAACCGATTTCGAGCACGCGCTCCACTCCGGGCTGATCGGGCACGATTTTCTTCATCCACGCGCCGACCGCGTCACTCCGCATCCGGTCATCGCCCGGGCGCAGA
Coding sequences within:
- a CDS encoding universal stress protein, with amino-acid sequence LRPGDDRMRSDAVGAWMKKIVPDQPGVERVLEIGSVEQVTLMLTERESADLVMLAPGLGSLLSQVVRHASCPVMIVRYAIPMIRPKSLGATTPALSS